One Malaclemys terrapin pileata isolate rMalTer1 chromosome 21, rMalTer1.hap1, whole genome shotgun sequence DNA window includes the following coding sequences:
- the LOC128827061 gene encoding mothers against decapentaplegic homolog 4-like isoform X3 — translation MQTPDLPPPPGQPWYITAETQTLPPITILMHPNPDSMNPKASPPTIQLPALLFPGVMHLSLMHPKPSTPPSCIRCNPQLCNAPQSVSHSTPSLCTIELQPFSAPWVYCTPTPAQPMVLRLCEPVHSECLLSQSWLQVSGRPSSTMSLNPPTSNDACLSIVHSLMCHRQGGENETFAKRAIESLVKKLKEKKDELDSLITAITTNGAHPSKCVTIQRTLDGRLQVAGRKGFPHVIYARLWRWPDLHKNELKHVKFCQFAFDLKYDSVCVNPYHYERVVSPGLGLSIQNTAPPARLVKEEFVHDCVQMEVPTGLGSPASDHGPGAKLPPRGMAPAESYRQPLPPLQLPEPPRAPVNIYPALPMSPTAVAPGGPLLSMAHGEGLQQIGSPHQPMAPTPPPAPPASQQNGYPAPPKQSYHNTTASWTGSSTAVYTPSLGGQQPTPAPPPPPPPQQNGRSHPQPPLHHPNHYWPPHHNAAPYQQPVSSHPGPEFWCSIAYFEMDVQVGEIFKVPSSCPVVTVDGYVDPSGGDRFCLGQLSNVHRTDASERARLHIGKGVQLECRGEGDVWMRCLSDHAVFVQSYYLDREAGRAPGDAVHKIYPGAYIKVFDLRQCHRQMQQQAATAQAAAAAQAAAVAGNIPGPGSVGGIAPAVSLSAAAGIGVDDLRRLCILRLSFVKGWGPDYPRQSIKHTPCWIEVHLHRALQLLDEVLHTMPMADPGPVN, via the exons ATGCAGACCCCAGatctaccccctcccccaggccagcCCTGGTACATCACGGCTGAAacccagaccctcccccccatcactaTACTAATGCATCCCAACCCAGATTCAATGAACCCCAAAGCCAGCCCACCTACCATacaactcccagccctgctcttcccAGGTGTCATGCACCTGAGTTTaatgcaccccaaacccagcacTCCCCCATCCTGCATACGATGcaacccccagctctgcaacGCCCCTCAAAGTGTATCGCACTCCACACCGAGCCTGTGTACCATAGAACTTCAGCCCTTCTCAGCTCCTTGGGTGTACTGCACCCCAACACCAGCCCAG cCCATGGTGCTGCGTCTCTGTGAGCCGGTGCACAGCGAATGCCTTCtgtcccagagctggctgcaggttAGTGGCAG GCCAAGCAGCACCAtgtccctgaacccccccaccagCAACGACGCCTGCCTGAGCATCGTCCACAGCCTCATGTGCCACCGACAGGGTGGGGAGAACGAGACCTTCGCCAAGCGGGCGATCGAGAGCCTGGTGAAGAAGCTGAAGGAGAAGAAGGACGAGCTGGACTCGCTCATCACGGCCATCACCACCAACGGCGCCCACCCCAGCAAGTGCGTCACCATCCAGCGCACCTTGGACGGGCGGCTGCAG GTGGCCGGCCGGAAGGGCTTCCCCCACGTGATCTACGCCCGGCTCTGGCGCTGGCCCGACCTGCACAAGAACGAGCTGAAGCACGTCAAGTTCTGCCAGTTCGCCTTCGACCTCAAGTACGACAGCGTCTGCGTGAACCCCTACCACTACGAGCGCGTGGTGTCGCCAGGCCTGG gtcTGAGCATCCAGAACACAG ccccccctgcccgccTGGTGAAGGAGGAGTTTGTCCATGACTGTGTCCAGATGGAGGTGCCCACAGGGCTGGGCTCCCCCGCCAGCGACCACGGCCCGGGGGCCAAGCTCCCACCCCGGGGAATGGCCCCCGCCGAGTCCTACCGCCagccactgccccccctccagctgCCCGAGCCCCCCCGCGCCCCCGTAAACATCTACCCCGCCCTGCCCATGTCACCCACGG CAGTGGCCCCCGGGGGCCCCCTGCTGTCCATGGCACATGGCGAGGGACTGCAGCAGATCGGCTCCCCGCACCAGCCCATggcgcccaccccacccccagccccaccagccTCGCAGCAGAACGGCTACCCCGCGCCCCCCAAGCAGTCCTACCACA ACACGACAGCCAGCTGGACGGGGAGCAGCACAGCGGTCTAcacccccagcctggggggccagcagcccacccccgcgccgccccctccacCGCCGCCGCAGCAGAACGGACGGAGCCACCCGCAGCCCCCGCTCCATCACCCCAACCACTACT GGCCCCCGCACCATAACGCGGCTCCCTACCAGCAGCCAGTCTCCAGCCACCCCG GGCCGGAGTTCTGGTGCTCCATCGCCTACTTCGAAATGGATGTGCAGGTCGGGGAGATCTTCAAGGTGCCGTCCAGCTGCCCCGTGGTGACGGTGGACGGCTACGTGGACCCCTCGGGGGGCGACCGCTTCTGCCTGGGACAGCTCTCCAACGTGCACCGCACGGACGCCAGCGAGCGGGCCAg GCTGCACATCGGCAAGGGGGTGCAGCTGGAGTGCCGGGGCGAGGGCGACGTCTGGATGCGCTGCCTGAGCGATCACGCTGTCTTCGTGCAGAGCTACTACCTGGACCGGGAGGCCGGGCGCGCCCCCGGCGACGCCGTGCACAAGATCTACCCCGGCGCCTACATCAAG GTGTTCGACCTGCGGCAGTGCCACCGCCAGATGCAGCAGCAGGCGGCCACGGCGCAAGCGGCAGCTGCGGCACAGGCCGCGGCGGTAGCGGGGAACAtcccggggcccggctccgtgGGAGGCATCGCACCGGCTGTTA GCCTCTCTGCTGCCGCCGGGATCGGTGTGGACGACCTGCGGCGTCTCTGCATCCTGCGTCTGAGCTTCGTCAAGGGCTGGGGGCCGGACTACCCCCGCCAGAGCATCAAGCACACCCCCTGCTGGATCGAGGTGCACCTGCACCGCGCCCTGCAGCTGCTGGACGAGGTGCTGCACACCATGCCCATGGCCGACCCGGGGCCCGTCAACTAG